One Pleuronectes platessa chromosome 9, fPlePla1.1, whole genome shotgun sequence genomic region harbors:
- the lsm7 gene encoding U6 snRNA-associated Sm-like protein LSm7 produces MADKEKKKKESIFDLSKYIDKPIRVKFQGGREASGVLKGFDPLLNLVLDGTIEYMRDPDDQLKLTEDTRQLGLVVCRGTSVVLICPQDGMEAIPNPFIQQQDG; encoded by the exons ATGGCG gataaagagaagaagaagaaggagagcaTCTTCGACTTGTCCAAATACATCGACAAGCCGATTCGTGTCAAGTTCCAAGGGGGACGAGAGG CCAGCGGGGTCCTGAAAGGGTTCGATCCCCTGCTGAACCTGGTGCTGGACGGTACCATCGAGTACATGCGTG ATCCAGACGACCAGCTGAAGCTGACAGAAGACACCAGGCAGCTGGGGCTGGTGGTCTGCAGAGGAACGTCCGTAGTGCTAATCTGTCCTCAGGACGGCATGGAGGCCATACCGAACCCGTTCATACAGCAACAGGACGGCTAA
- the LOC128448261 gene encoding kelch-like protein 23 translates to MACRADIQLTPQSFRRKVPCEDEEESSVDVKHPDPDIPDVTLLVKGESFYVNRWRLAHQSPYFRALFFGCGVENNKRKVEIKGVCLQPFRVLMEHSRTSRLVLDRENVLGILETADFLQLERAQLLCSKFLERELHLTNCLQMMAYAWWLGCTQLYAAARQVVLTHFSAVIAEEDFLSLSKETIADLLASDDLAINKDDLAVEATLRWASFDPEREEHFLGLIELVRPESLSLPFITELLTRMKSSDPRAKLVCMLNEHFPAAWSMGRSLRRIGAMETLFVLGGPHDQEQQALYQFHPHGGRWQSCAPLQRKNLTQYSVAAVGDNVVVTGGYFRDVLWFSVDWVRMYECGNQRWVDAPALQRSRHSHCSVGLDSVLYVLGGSMEEGLVADVERLVLGSEEGWEGVSPLVRAVERAATAALGSCIYVACGLDDNGEVYSGIQRYVVKEDQWDVVSYSPFPRYDLVATELNGALYLFGGQSLRFDVETDEWTVLEEESLDRKFFCGCTTVGGQVYLVSERRSNKAFPNMVLMDPYIDTCIEIDDAIPCPVPIRGCVTMRMVT, encoded by the exons ATGGCCTGCAGAGCCGACATTCAGCTCACACCTCAGAGCTTTAGAAGGAAAGTTCCCtgtgaagacgaggaggaaTCATCTGTAGACGTGAAACACCCTGATCCTGATATTCCTGATGTTACTCTACTGGTAAAAGGTGAGAGTTTCTATGTCAACCGCTGGCGTCTGGCCCACCAGAGTCCCTACTTCCGGGCTCTGTTCTTTGGCTGTGGTGTAGAAAACAACAAGAGGAAAGTGGAAATTaaaggtgtgtgtctgcagccgtTCAGGGTTTTGATGGAGCACAGCAGGACTTCCAGGCTGGTGTTGgacagagaaaatgttttgGGGATCCTCGAGACCGCAGACTTCCTCCAGCTTGAGCGAGCCCAGCTACTGTGCAGCAAGTTCCTGGAGCGTGAGCTGCACCTTACAAACTGTTTGCAAATGATGGCTTACGCCTGGTGGCTGGGCTGCACTCAGCTGTACGCCGCTGCACGACAGGTGGTGCTCACACACTTTTCTGCTGTCATCGCTGAAGAGGACTTCCTGTCCTTGTCCAAGGAGACCATAGCAGATCTTCTCGCAAGCGATGACCTGGCCATCAATAAAGACGATCTGGCCGTGGAGGCCACTCTCCGCTGGGCATCATTTGACCCTGAACGAGAAGAACACTTTCTGGGGCTCATTGAGCTGGTGAGGCCAGAGTCTCTCTCTTTACCATTCATCACTGAACTTCTGACCAGAATGAAGAGCTCGGACCCCAGAGCAAAGCTCGTCTGTATGCTGAATGAACATTTCCCAGCGGCTTGGTCAATGGGCAGGTCATTAAGGAGGATTGGGGCCATGGAGACCCTCTTTGTCCTGGGTGGACCTCACGATCAGGAGCAACAGGCTCTGTACCAATTTCACCCTCATGGCGGGAGATGGCAAAGCTGTGCACCTCTGCAGAGGAAGAACCTCACACAGTACTCGGTAGCTGCAGTAG GAGACAATGTGGTTGTGACAGGCGGCTACTTCCGGGATGTGCTGTGGTTCAGCGTGGACTGGGTCAGGATGTACGAATGTGGGAACCAGCGCTGGGTGGATGCGCCGGCCCTGCAGAGGTCCAGGCACAGCCACTGCTCCGTAGGGCTGGACTCAGTCCTGTACGTCCTGGGTGGCAGCATGGAGGAAGGGCTTGTGGCTGATGTGGAAAGGCTGGTCCTGGGGTCAGAGGAGGGTTGGGAGGGGGTAAGCCCATTGGTCAGGGCCGTGGAGAGGGCGGCCACTGCTGCTCTGGGGTCATGTATTTATGTGGCGTGCGGTCTAGATGATAACGGGGAGGTGTACAGTGGAATTCAGAGGTATGTGGTGAAGGAGGATCAGTGGGATGTGGTCTCCTATTCTCCATTTCCACG GTATGACCTGGTTGCCACTGAGCTCAACGGTGCCCTCTACCTGTTTGGAGGCCAAAGCTTACGTTTTGACGTGGAGACCGATGAGTGGACTGTGCTGGAGGAGGAATCTCTGGACAGGAAGTTTTTCTGTGGCTGCACCACAGTCGGCGGACAGGTGTACCTGGTCAGCGAGAGAAGGAGCAACAAAGCGTTTCCCAACATGGTGCTGATGGACCCTTACATAGACACATGCATTGAGATAGACGATGCCATACCCTGCCCCGTGCCTATCAGAGGGTGTGTCACCATGAGAATGGTTACATGA
- the LOC128448171 gene encoding uncharacterized protein LOC128448171, protein MEQATPEHAGNYPCIAWSMVQDSSRFLGSAEVKVTVKAYVSKPNISFSIFKEGDGYQGNITCWSTRGSHPVNFSLSVDDKEVGSLTANQSLTVWFLVAMIPGMDMGVARCWVKTETQELLSEPVTLEVVPVGGDVTAEVEYLYRADSKLAAARLRCVVSRGSFPQISWLLNDSVLASATHVDAQSQDDLTHVALANRGQTLVLTKLTSEESGYYRCRVRNSYDDSGPWVKSGDVLV, encoded by the exons ATGGAGCAGGCAACTCCAGAGCATGCTGGCAACTACCCCTGCATTGCCTGGTCCATGGTTCaggacagcagcaggtttttagGCAGCGCCGAGGTCAAGGTGACAGTCAAAG CTTATGTATCAAAGCCAAacatctccttctccatcttcaAAGAGGGAGACGGTTACCAAGGCAACATAACCTGCTGGTCAACCAGAGGGAGCCATCCGGTCAACTTTTCTCTCTCAGTAGATGACAAAGAGGTGGGATCCCTCACAGCCAACCAATCCCTCACTGTCTGGTTCCTCGTCGCCATGATACCCGGGATGGACATGGGTGTGGCGCGATGCTGGGTGAAAACTGAGACGCAGGAGTTATTGAGTGAACCTGTGACTCTGGAAGTGG TCCCAGTTGGAGGTGACGTGACAGCGGAGGTGGAATATCTCTACAGAGCCGACTCCAAGCTTGCCGCCGCCAGGCTGAGGTGTGTGGTCAGCAGAGGAAGCTTTCCCCAAATCTCCTGGCTCCTGAACGACTCAGTCCTTGCCTCCGCGACACATGTGGACGCCCAGTCTCAGGATGACCTGACTCACGTTGCCCTCGCCAACCGTGGACAGACACTCGTCCTCACTAAGCTCACCTCAGAGGAGTCTGGGTATTACCGCTGCAGGGTCAGGAACAGCTATGATGACTCCGGGCCCTGGGTGAAGAGTGGAGATGTGCTGGTCTGA